The Primulina huaijiensis isolate GDHJ02 chromosome 9, ASM1229523v2, whole genome shotgun sequence genomic interval CTTCCGGCCGGCCGACAACTTCCGTCGGCCGACTGACGACGTCGGCATACCGCAGACGGTGCCGACCGACCATTTCCAGCCGGCCGGTTGCCGCCGTCGCTTCCGCCAGCTGACCACTTCCAGTCGTTCGGCCGGCCGGCCGTTGCCGCCAACCGACCGCCACCTCCGCCGTCGCCGCCGTCGAAGGAGAAGgacaattttgtcatttcatcaaaacattcaaaattatttcatacttaaaaatcataccaaacataatactattttacatcatatattacatttctatcacaatcatttttttttatcatttacatactaatcattagtttattttatccaaccTATCAAACGCAGCCTAAGTTAGCAATTGATAATAaaacaaaagatatgataaatcaataatttcaaTTAAACAATGAACTAGTTAGATAATGCTATAATGGTTCATAATTTCTTAATATTCTCTAATAATTGAATTTCAATTCTTGAACTATATTCTTGACGTTATTCCTCGttttatcaatatattatgTGGAACTATATTGAACTATAATTAATCGACATGCAGTAACTGAGTGTCATTACTTTATTTAACAATTACAACCACCTTAACGAACGGTAGAATCCTCTAATTTTTGACTTGTTGCACTATGGTCATGAACATATATCCAACCTTCCGTGTTCCACATAAGCTGAGTTATTAAATAACGTGAAATAGACACATATCATCAAGAATATGCAATAATGGAACGAAAATCACACACTTAAACATGTAAAATAGACACATATCATCAATAAATTTCAAAGTTGAAGCTAGATTCTTAAATAAcgtgaaataataattttttagaattaacaataaaaatattacgagattaaatatctttatttttatttttaaagaaaattaaaataaaaattcattaaatttttgttaaaaaattttgattttttaaaatatgcacaatattttatttaaaatattaaatgttcATATATAGGCttacaaatataatatttgatgtaGCCCATATTTCTTATTTAAGAAACTATGGGTACGTTGAATTCGAGTGGACCAATCCAGATACTTGAGTGAAGCTCTGGCAAATCCAACGAGCTAACCCTAAAGTTGTCACTTACATCTTTCAACGAGAACCTTCCGAAACTCAAATCAACAGCCAGAGATTGTCGGTACGGTATCGGATATCGTATGCCATATCGAAAATATCGGTATGAGAAAAATGATACAGTTAcgtaccgaattttcgatatatcaAAAAATTGGTATGCTGAAGTTTCGATACAGTATCGGTAAAATACCGTCATATcgaaagtatatatataaaaaattcttTATCTTGTAATTTCAAGGTCAGTGACCACCAATACTAAACAAATATCTCAAGACAATCAAAGACACcaagaaatatatatacaaaacaaatccatcaagacaataaacacaaaatgcaAAATGTGTCTAGAGATCCAAGACATCAATGAACGCTAATAAACTTCAACAGCACCATGTGCAACTTCTTCATCCGCTATCTTTGCAACAATCCTGAGGTCCTGTGATTTCTGAAGCCTGTCAGCTTTTTAACCAGTCAAAGCCCAACATTTAGTGTTCTAGCTAGCTGTAAGGTTACACAACAGAAATAAGACTTCTCAACaatttaaattctcaactaTGAGTCGAGTTGCTTCACTGAAGTTTGATTTGGACTATTCCAACATGATGAGTCCAAAcagaaattaaattatttattttgatacgGTATCGACATATATCATTTTATACAAAGAAATaccttatattttttaaaaatttaactttattatttaaaaatattatatatattttaatttatatatattatttcggtatataccaaaaatttcaaatttcatattgTCATTATACCGAATATTTCGGTATCGGTaccataccgtaccgaaaatttcaacAAATCGATATATTTCGGTACGATAACttcggtatatcgaaaattcAGTATTTTTTCCCACCCATATCAACGACTACTCGAAAATTATCGAATAATAAAAGCGAGAACttacctttttctttttttttccttaataaaggcttataaatataaataatgaaagaaagagaagcccattttagttttttttaaacatacgAAGAGTCATTTAGTTAGAGAAACCAACAACTAAAATATctgtttatataaaaaatgattttctaaAACAATATTATTTGGTCGAACTTAATATTTCGTCTTAAATTTGAAACTTTGATGTAATTTGAGTTACGATTCATAAGCAAAAAGTGTTTTTTGgaaacaataatttttattctttgagcttctttttctattttaatttaagaataaaaacaaaaatatttttcatcattTATCTAAACGTCAAAacttattctttaaaaaaaaaaaaaaacactttgaAAATCAgacttatttaattatttttttatgtttcaacTTGTGTATCCAAACTGACcttgaatataaaatttaatcaattccataatcaatcgaTATTTatcgtaaaaaaatatatgtcaaataataaaaactttATCTGTGCGTAAAATTATCcaaaatatttagaaaaaattcatataatatTTCCAAAATGATATCTAGAATAAATGAAGGAAagctataattttttaattttttaaaaaaaacccactTCTTCAAAATTTGTAAAATCGAGTGTTTCGGGGATGGAGttaagcttgcctctcttcaaTCTCATTTACGTTTGTCTCGACTATCCCATCCCCACCGTCGGATCCGTGCatccatttttttttcctaatttttttttaatttttttattatcatctcCGCTGCTTAAACCCTAAAATTGATCGAACAAGCAATTTGGAATTCTGATTCTCTCTCAAGATATTGTTTTTCTGCCTCTTCTTGCCCCTTCTGCAAGGTAACAGACTTCTGCTCTTTATGCTTGTTCAGCACTAGCAGTGGTGGGCATGGATCTCATTTCtggtttattttatatatatctgTTCCCAGGATTGGCGGAAGCTGTCCAATCAATCAGTCCTTTTTtctttgatattttatcatttgatCGGGTGGAGTTGGTGAATGGCGGGAGGTTCTTCAGCTTCTGGTGCGGCAGGTAATGCTGCAGGGGTGAGAATAGTTGTTGCTGGAGATGCCAAGACAGGAAAATCGAGTTTGATAGTCACAGCTGCGGCTGAGAACTTTCCCACAAGTATTCCTCCAGTGCTACCACCAACCAGGCTGCCAGAGGACTTGTACCCGGACCGTGTCCCAGTCACCATTTTTGACACTTCATCAAGGTCTTTAAATATGTTACTTGATTTTTAAGAAAAGTGCATTTATTATTGgatatatgattcatatgttcttttgacttattttttttatacgcATAAGGTTTGCTTTTAAGGTGGTTGTGATCTTTAAAATGTAAAGTTATGCCTCTTTTTGTAGTCATATTTGAACTGTGTTCTTGTTTTCGGTTATCCTGTGCCTTAAGTTTGCGCAAATTTGTGTTTAATGTATCTTTAGCCcttttgttgttgttgtgtGTTTGTTTCTCTTCTTCCCATctgataaaaaaattgaatttctttATCATACCATTGGGAATGCAGTCCCGAGCATAGAGGCAAGCTTGTTGAACAACTAACACAAGCTGATGCTGTTGTTCTCACTTACGCCTGTGATAGACCAGAAACACTGGATCGATTGAGTTCATTTTGGCTTCCTGAACTTCGACGATTAGAGGTTACTTTCTCATGctcatataatttattaattaagcaGGAGTCGACGAGTTTTTAACATTTCAAGCAGCATCTTTCCTCGGTTTAAATAGCAcataaaaatagattttttacaGGTTAAAGTGCCGGTTATTGTTGTGGGTTGCATGCTAGATAAAAGAGGTGATCAACAGCCTGTTAGTCTGGAGCAGGTTATGTCACCAATTATGCAACAGTTCCGGGAGATTGAAACTTGTATTGAATGTTCAGCAGTAAACCATATTCAGGTTAAGATATAATGCCAATGTCTCCTTTTTCCTACTTTttagtatattttattttatttattttgatatgcTCTTGTATTTTTCAACCAAATAATTGACTATCATGCCTGCTAGTTGTTTGGAGTTTAGTGATAGGtttatctctctctctctctctctctctctctctctctcatggTGGTTGTTTTCTTCTTGCAGATTCCTGAGGTGTTCTACTATGCACAAAAAGCAGTACTGCACCCGACTGCCCCTCTGTTTGATCAGGAACAACAAGTTTTGAAGCCGAGATGTGTGAGGGCTTTGAAAAGGATTTTTATTCTTTGTGACAATGACAGGGATGGGGCCCTCAGTGATTCAGAGTTAAATGATTTTCAGGTCAATTTCTTTGGATACCATGAAATTCTATATATGTCTCACTGTTGTTTCTGATTAAGGATAACTAGCTTTATGGCTTCATGTAtaagtttcatatttttcatatgGAAAGTTAAATTATGTAAGTAGTAAATGTGCAGGTGAAGTGTTTCAATGCTCCACTGCAGCCGTCTGAAATAGTTGGAGTTAAGAGAGTTGTACGAGATAAATTGCCGGAAGGTGTCGATGAACGTGGTCTTACATTGACTGGCTTCCTGTTTCTCCATGCACTTTTTATTGAGAAGGGAAGATTAGAGACAACCTGGACCGTCCTTAgaaaatttggatataacaaCGAAATTAAGCTCCGGGATGATCAGTTGCCACCTCCAATAAAGAGATATCCTGACCAGGTATTAATTGTAAGATATTAGCATGAATTTCAATGGGTCACATGTGAAAATATGAAAGAACCTGGTGATGCCTTTGTTTAAAAGGGTTCGCATTTGGAAATTGAAAGTGATTTTAAcatcttttttatttaaaaattgattgGTGGAATCCAGTGTCAATAGAACGTGGAGTCGTCATTCCTGGTGAGATGGTTcattgttttttcttttctgtATGGCATTCATAAGCAAACTTGAACCTATGATTGGAGAACTGTCACCCAGAACACTATAGCCCAGAAGTATCTACTAATATGTGGTTACGATGGCATTTCCTGTTGAAATTTCAAAGGCCAACTTTTGAGATGAAATATAAAGTTTTTATTATTCTTGAAAGGTCCTTCCTGAGTTGATgggatttttgaaatttgaaaatttattgcGAGGCTTCATTTGTAATGAAGTATGTCTTTTTTATAGTAATAAGTAACGGAAGTCTCTTTGGTGGGTTTGCGATTGAAGGTTATTCAATATTCATTTAAAGAGatgaatttttacttttttatagTCCAAAGTAGCCTCTTTTCCAATTAATCAGTTTCCTAGTTTTTAGTATTTCTACTTTTAcatcaattaaattatattggGATAGACTTCATTTTTGGATACAATCTCTGCTTTATGcttgtttatgcatgatttcAAAGAGGAAACAATCTTAAGGTTGTTTTGCTTTCCCAATTCCAGCAATTTTAGTTGCATTGACTTTCGATCGGCTGCATTGAAACTATATGTTGCATTCTTATGACCACAcattttcttctcctattgtttgTCACACCCGAGGAATGATAAACATTGTAGCTAAGTTTGCTTAGGATTTAGGAATCAGCAAACAAATCATCATATTATTAAAGTTCCTATCAATTGATCTGTGACTTTTATCGATTCATAAACCTTCACAAGTCCAACACCAATTGAAGTTCAACTTTCTGATGTGTTCTGATGACTCGTTCTGATTTCCTTTTTCTTGTGAGTTCATGGTTTTGTGAATTGCCTCTCCTGTATGGTTCCTCTGAGATAATTTTTATTGTGCagtgtattttttttgttttattttctaatGCTTGATTCCCATCTTTGTAGAGTGTGGAGCTGACTAACGAAGCTGTGGAGTTTCtcaaaaaaattttcttcacaTACGATGTTGATTGTGTAAGTGAAGTCTCTTCGTACTGATTAGGTTATATATAACTGTAATCTTCTGATTTTTCTTCACATACGGTGTTGATTGTGTAAGTGAAGTCTCTTCCCTCATAATTAAGTTATATATAACTATAATATTCTGATTACtattgattttatatatttttttagtattgaGTTATTTTAATTGCTTGATATTGTCCTTTATGTGATCAGTTTGGTCTCCTTTGGAACAGTTCCTTGTTAATGTTTCATATAACACTAGTCAATTTGAGTGTGCTTTTTAAAGGTCTGGAACTGAGATatcaaaatgttatttattatttatatgtggAAAATGGGACTGGATTGATGATTTATCATTGGAAAAAGCTATTATCCGTCATCAATTAGCTTATCTGTGTCGATTGCACTTAAATTCAAAACTAAAGAATTTTTTCAAACTCAACAGATGAAGTTCCGCTACATCAACTTTTTGATCATATTTTCATTCCAGAATTTTAACTCTGAAGCGTTAGATGATTATGTTTCAGTTGATATTGCGATGTCTTTGGAGTGGTACAaatccaaatataaaattgacatttggttcattattttttatgtcacatAAAATGGGTTCGAATATAAATTTTGGTTTTCGGGAGTGATACTCTTCGTACAAGATTCAAATAAGATGGATGATGATCTTCTGCAGCCATGGAAGATTCAAATAAGATGGATGATGATCATCTGCAGCCATAGAAGATTCAAACATGCCATCTAGTCGCCCACAGCAAGCAGCTGGAGAAGGAGATATATTTAGCTGAGATGGTTTGGTCGTAATAGGAGAAGTAAACTAGAGCGTGGTTGGCATCGCTGTAGGAGCTAACAAAAGGGTTTTTGGGATTAGTTAAATTTATTTGTCTTTTTAGTTTCTTTTTAATCCACTGTACAGGGAGTGTAGGATGAGTCACCAGGATAGGGATGATGATTTTGAGCCACACCATATTTTGgagaaaaataacaaataacgGAGTTCACAGGTGGTGGCAACTGGCAACAAGTTTATCATGTGAATTGGTGGAAGTGGGATTATCAGATGGTGCGACTAAGGGAGTTTTTTTTAGCCATGACTTTAAAACACACATAAAGACACCCTTTTTGATATGTTGAGGAGCATTTCGGCCCCAACATCAAACTTTGTTTTGCTGATCTTAGAAAGTTGTGACAGTGTCgtgttattgttttttttttatagaaaactaattttattataatacttGGACAATACAATTTGTACGTGGATGAGCATTCCACGACAGCATTACAGCAAACAACAGCCTTAAAATACACCAGAATTACAAGGAGACAAAGTTTTCATgaccaaataaatttaaagtccCTCACTAAATCTGAAACGCATAAATGGTTGAACTTTTGCAAGGTAGTTGTCCAAGATGCAACCCTAAATTTGATATTTTCCCATACTTGATCAACAGAATCCGATTTGTCTTCAAAAATTCTACGGTTTCTCTCTAACCAAATGGACCAAAATATGCCGTGAATGATCATGTACCAGAATTCACTgtatttcttgttgaaaatgcACACTGAATTGAGATGAAAGAGATCTTTAGCGTGCCTCGGCATAACCCAATGTATTCCCAGCTCGTTGCAAACTCTAATCCAAATCCTTGTGGTGAAAGAGCAGTGTAGAAGTATATGATCTTGATTCTCCTCGTGCTCTCGACACAAGCAACACCAACAACTTCCCCAAGGCCACGATTCACGAGAAGATCTTAATCTTCTGTGGGACATGTACTTTCCAAATGGTATTAAAGAAATCGAATAATGGAAAGATGGAAATAGGGAAAAAGAGCAATAAAAAGATCTAACAGAGAACAAACCTGAAGGGTCCCCCCTCCAAACTCTAACATCCTCAGTACCCATCTCTAATCTGACACTCTCTAAGACTCGAAACAAGTTGTTGAACTCAAGAACCTCATCCTCGCTGAGATCTCTTCTAAATCTAACGTCCCAAATGGTAGAAACATTACCCGCACTATTGACAACTTCAATGAAATGACTAATCGGTttattgttagaaatacaaATACGAAACAAAGTTGGAAATCTTATTTTAAACGAGTTATCTCCCACCCAGACATCCTCCCAAAAACGAATGATATTCCCCTGTTTTGGCACCCCCCTGATAAGTTCATGAAAAGCCTGGTAAGATCGAGAAATACACTTCCAAGGACTTCTAAAAGTTGCCTTCTCCGCCAACCCCAAATCCCACTTGTTTTCCTGTATCCCATATAAactatgaattatttttttccacAACGATCCCCTTTCCACTGAACCTCTCCACCACCATTTGCCAAGAAGAACCTTGTTCCTGAGACAAACATTCCCCAATCCCAAACCTCCTTTTTCCTTTGGTTTACAAACTTTTTTCCATCCGACGACATGGCAATGGTTTTCCCCGTCACTACCATCCCACAAAAAATCTCTCATCATTTTTTCCATTTTACCGGCAACCTCTATTGGCACTTTGAAAAGGGACATGAAATAGGATGACATCGCACAAAGCACGGCCTTTATCAAAGTGAGACGACCTCCTCTCGATAAAAACGATTTTTTCCAGCTTGCTAATTTCTTTGACATTTTCGAGAGCACGGGTTCCCAGAAATCCTTCTTAGTTGGATTACCTCCCAGTGGTAGCCCAAGATATTTAATAGGCCAACTATCTTTTTTGCACCCAACACTTGCTGCCAAATCATCTACATCCTTTTCCGAACAATTCAATCCAAGCACAACACTTTTGcccaaatttattttcaaccCAGAGTTGTTGCCAAACAATTTTATAATGTTTAGTATTGCCAACACGTCGTTTTCTGATCTCGCGAAAAACAGAATATCATCCGCAAACTGTAAATGcgttatttcaattttttctttcccTACTTCGAGTCCCATGATCTCATGATCTGCCCATGCCTTGTCTACCATTCTCCCCAACCCATCGACTACTAAGTTGAATAAGAACGGTGATAATGGATCCCCCTGTCTGAGACCTCTCTCCCCTTTTAACTTTCCTTGCGGCTTTCCATTAATAAAGATTGAGAAAGACACATTAGAAACACATTCCTTGATCCACCTTCTCCATCTCTCACCGAATCCCTTTTTTTCCAACACGAAGTCTAAAAATCGCCAGTCTACGTTGTCATACGCCTTTTCCAAATCAATTTTGAGCACCCATCCTTTTAATTTCTTTCGTCGAT includes:
- the LOC140984272 gene encoding mitochondrial Rho GTPase 1-like yields the protein MAGGSSASGAAGNAAGVRIVVAGDAKTGKSSLIVTAAAENFPTSIPPVLPPTRLPEDLYPDRVPVTIFDTSSSPEHRGKLVEQLTQADAVVLTYACDRPETLDRLSSFWLPELRRLEVKVPVIVVGCMLDKRGDQQPVSLEQVMSPIMQQFREIETCIECSAVNHIQIPEVFYYAQKAVLHPTAPLFDQEQQVLKPRCVRALKRIFILCDNDRDGALSDSELNDFQVKCFNAPLQPSEIVGVKRVVRDKLPEGVDERGLTLTGFLFLHALFIEKGRLETTWTVLRKFGYNNEIKLRDDQLPPPIKRYPDQSVELTNEAVEFLKKIFFTYDVDCDGALRSAELEDLFSTAPENPWNKAPYEDASEKTALGWLYLDGFLATWALMMLLDPIHCIETLIYIGYGGDPSSAMRVTRRRRLDRKKQQAERNVHLCYVFGPKEAGKSALLSSFIGKPFPEEYVSTTSDRYAVNVVDLPSGLKKILVLREIPEEGVKILLTAKDSLAACDVAVFVHDSSSEPSWEKATEMLVEVAGQGEATGYEVPCLIVAAKDDLDPYLTEIQDSTRVSQDMGVEAPIPLSTKLGDLSNIFQRIVRAAEHPHLSIPETVAGKSRKQYHKMINRSLVFVSVGAAVAVVGLAAYRVYAARRNSSS